The genomic interval CAATATCACTTGTTACTGTTGACACCATATGCAGCGTCACTTTAGAGTCTGAGTCTGACGTAAACTCCTTCTCACTATCGGAAGTATCGGCCTCCACCTTATGAATATTTCCTTTCGTTGTATCCTGGAATTTCTTTTTACTGGTTTTTACTACCTGCTTTTGTTTTAGGTAATTCCGATCACTCCTTTTATTTTTACACATCCGAGCAATGTGGCCCTTACACGTCCTGCAGTTGTGGCATTGTTGATCTTTGTAGTAGCAATCACGTTCATTGTGATTTATCCTACCACAACGGAAGCATTTGTCGCTCCCTTGCGACGGCGAAAACGATACTGCATGTACCATCAGTGAACTTTTTAAGTGCTCTTATTCTCTTGCTACTGCTTCCATTGATAATGCGATGTCGACCGCGCGCTGGAAGGTAAGAGCTTCCTCCGTCAGCAATTTCCTTTGAATGCTTTCATTTCTGAGTCCGCATACAAATCTATCACGCATGGCATCTTGCAAATGAGTGCCAAAGTCACAGTGCTCAGATAACCTCTTTAGGACAGCCACATACTGTACAAcactctctccctcttcctGATTTCGTTTATGGAAACGGAATCTCTCCGTAATGATAATGGGCTTTGGAGAGAAGTGCGCGTTCAGAATATCCACCAGGTCTTGGTACATTTTAGTCCCTTGTTTCTCTGGAGCTAACAAACTTCTCAATAAGCGATATGTGATTGCCCCAATGACACTCAAAAATACTACGTCATTTGCCTCAATAAAATGTTCAAACCTTTCGACGTATGTCGACCATTGCTCCGTGGATTCATCGAAGGCATCAATATGTCCCAGAAGCGCCGCCATTCTTGCAGCTGTAGCCTCTCTTTAAACTTCGTGTGGGGGCACAATGGTCGCGCTCTACCTCTAACGGCAAGAGTGGGATCCCATCCTCGTCGCCAACTTATTATATATTCACCATAAAACGTATCGTTATGTACGCATGAACATCAGTCCGCTAGCTCACATAAACCACACATCATGCTTATTCCCGTACTTCGTGACTGACTTTATTCGCACAAGAACAATGCAACACATTCCAGCATAGGGTAGTGTTTCCCACCCCTACCGGTGTGGAGTAGTCACAATAAATTGCCAATACATCACACTCTGCTTCGTGTTAACAGGCTCCTTGTGATGCGCATGCACAATATTTATGGCACGGAGAAAGAGAACGAGGAGAGCAGTGATGAAGAGAGTGATGAAGAGGATGATGAGGAAAGAAAACCTCAGCTGGAGCTGGCCATGCTGCCACACTATGGAGGGATcaacagagtgagagtgagtgTTTTGGTGACTATCCATGTTGAATCGTGCCGATTACCATCAGATATTAAGCGTGTTACACACTTTCTAATTTTCTCGTTGTCTTTCTCAACTCTTCGTATTAGGTCATGCAAGAAGCGGAGCGATCCTTGGCAGCGGTGTGGTCAGACAAGGGTCTGGTGGAGATATTTGACCTCAGTCAGCAGCTGGAGGCCGTTCATAGCGCAGCTGCAATGGCCACGTTCTTAAAGCACCAGCAGGGAGAGGCCACGCCTCTCTTCAGCTtttcaggtcacatgactgaggGTTTTGCTCTTGATTGGTCACCGAAAGTATCAGGTGagaaattttataaaaatttgtgaTTTATACATAGTAATAACGTGTTAATATGTATGTACagttttcaaaacaaatttcCCCAAGTATCTTACCTTATTTTACCATCTTGTTGTAGTGCTAATATGgtatttttttgtactttaacatttaatttatgtTAAATAGTTTGAGTTATTCCTTCAATGATCTACGGTGTATTAAATTCTCATTGTCGGCTACAGTTAGTACATTGTAACGACTCGTCTAATCCCTCTCCAAAAGGTCGTCTAATTAGTGCCGATTGCAAGAAGAACATTCATTTGTGGGAACCGCGGGAGGGAGGGACGTCATGGCAAATCGACCAGAGGCCGTTTAGCTCCCACTGCAAATCAGTTGAAGACCTCCAGTGGTCACCCACAGAAGCCACTGTAAGCAACTAGCAATGAACGTCACCCAGAAAACAAGGATGACAACTGAATCTCTGAAGCCTGATCAGTAAAATACCTCTTGAATCCTCTTTAGGTTTTTGCCTCCTGCTCAGTGGATCAGTCCATTCGTATTTGGGACATCAGAGCTCCCCCTAACTCTATGCTCTCAGTGGATCAGGCACACTCCTCAGACGTCAATGTTATCAGCTGGAATCGGAACGAACCATTTTTACTGTCTGGGGGAGACGACGGACTTCTTAAAGTGTGGGATTTAAGGCAGTTTAAGGTAAGGGCTTGTCGGACACTATTATTTGTTAAAGGATTATTTGATAGCTGACACTGAACGACATTTAGGTATATATTATCAAGTCACATTTCTATGAGTTTACTTGCATTTTAGTAGATTAGATGAGATtaaatttacttattgattttttaaaattattagtCTGAAATGTGACCATGTATTATCTTGAATGTCACTGTAATTGTAAGTATAGACAAAGCCTAGACTTGGTGTTTTCTTTGTATTCTTTTATTCTGTAAGTCTGACTACATTACAGGACCTTGCAGTGATTTGCTGTGCTGATGtattgccaccccccccccccccctcctttagTCCGGACAGCCTGTGGCAAACTTCAAGCAGCACAGTGCCCCTGTGACGTCTGTGGAGTGGAACCCACTGGATTCCAGTGTTTTCGCTGCCGCGGGGGCTGATGACGTGGTCAGCCAGTGGGACCTGTCCGTGGAGGCGTGCGGCGGGGGCCCCAGTGCAGAGGATATTGCGGGGCTGCCCCCCCAGCTGCTGTTTCTGCACCAAGGTCAAACGGAGGTCAAGGAGATCCACTGGCACCCGCAGCTCCCTGGCGTTCTGCTGTCCACGGCTCTGTCGGGTTTCAACGTCTTCAGAACCATCTCTGTTTAGTGGGCGGGGGCTGACTCTTTTCCTTCCCCACTAAGCCctctgatgccccccccccccagttctgcCTTTGATCACCATGTGCTGTCTATCTCTGTTGAACAGTCCGCAGGCCTTAAATTTCTACACACGACATTCATCTgtgcataaaataaatacagcacTCAGTACCTGTTCTTTTTTATGTCATTGTCACTTTTCAACACATGGCTTTTTGCATCTAAATAGAATAGTAATATTTTATTGCTTCCCATTGTCTTTTTATTTCTCCAgttttgctctccatgagacacacagacaggtgagagTAGGCCCCCTGTGGTGGGCTTAATGGTGGTATCAGCCTGCtgtccctgggatttgaacctgtgacctACTGATCACAGGTATAGAGTCGTAACTAAGTGAGCCAGACACCACTTGGGTGTAATAACTTACTATGGTGGTCAGGCTTTCAGCcatattttgtttttcccaAATTTTCCATTAGTCAGTGTGCACTACACTAATATAAACAACCAATAAGTGAACCTGGAAAATCACTGATGGATTTTAAGGGAAAAGGGCACAAGGAGatacaattaaaatatttatttgattAACCTGCAGATCTCTACATCCACTATTAAAACACTATGGAGGACTATAAGGAATGCTAACACACAAAAACGAGTTACTAAACAAgaacaatttataaatacaAGCTTTTACATATATGCTTCATGATCAATCCCGTACATTCAGACATCTCCTCATTTTGCCTTTACGTTTTGTGCAAGATGATTTAAGAAAACATGCTGAAATCTGAAACCTTGAGGTGAGGTGTTTCACATGTGACTTTATTCATAAAGTATGGAGCACTTTATTCAACTTGAAGAAAGTTAAAGTAAAATAGAGGCCATGACACTCCTGTTTATTATACAAatgttgtaatgtatcacaacacacccatgtaaagcaccttggggcgactctgttgtgaaagatgctatataaaaatgaattaaacatgGATTGTGTAACATAAAATCACCAAGTCATTTGGTTGTTTATGCCATATTTTAATGGACAGTTCCCTAGCTAACTGATTTTTACAGGAGAATTTTCACACTTCCTTATAAAAATAAGTAACGAATAAACTACTTTATAAAACAAATCTTCCAGCATAAGTATTTGTGTGTAGGCGTTATTGCCATATCCATCAAATAAGATATTTTAGTATAAAGGAAATAACATTTGGTTAATACTGTGGGTTATAGTGATGAGATGCAGAGATGTGGAATTTGCCCAATGTTGCTGTGAACAGAAAACTCCAAGAACATTCAACTTAATCGCCTAACAACATTCAATAAAAGGAAACTCTTGACAAGGATTGATAGACTGTTACATAACCACTGGCAGTTACATATTCTACTTTTAGTTCAGTACTGCTGAACAACACTTAAAATTTTGATTAGATTAAATCTGATTGCTTATATGTAAACATTCATTGTCCCTTTCCCAACAATTATATATAGTTAAACTTCAAGATGTCTGACTAAAATAAAGGAGGATACAAAAATCTCATAGAGACTTTGTCCTGCTCCCTCTGTCCACCTGGAGGAATGTTCTACAAGCTTCTGTCATTCAGAGATTGGTAAAAGCTTGCTGGAGGTCTGTGAAAGTACTGATTAGGAAAAACAATTTGAATTACATCAATTAAACATGCATATGAAACTGTTTCACCAAACAGCACACGggtttgaagatttcattttatcTACAGGAAAACATTACACCAGCATACTGAAAGTGAAACTCGAAAAGGGAGTCACACTTGTCCACTATGCTCCCCTGCTTCCAGTTGCAGTTTGATAACAGATATTCCCAGTTTAACATTTTCCCAGTTCCCTTTTACATGACCagttttaaataatgaaaaaaaaactatacatGATTACTGAGGACAATTCAATAGCCACTGCTGCTGTATGATTGGTCACTGTGATCTGGACCCTGCCTCTATAAGCCAATCTCATCATCAAACTCATCCTCGAACGTGTATCCCTGCTCACTGCCGACAAGCTCCTCGTCGGACTCTGTTTCAGCAAGGTGATTATCCTCTCTCCTCCTGTCCAGCGACGTGACGCCCTCGTATTCAGAACTGTGAGAAGAGGCGGGGCTCGGTGGCGAGTCAGCCACGTGATTGGATGGTTCTCCCTCTCTATCCTGCCTTCTGAGAGAGTAGCTTCCAATAAAATTCCCTTTTTTATACTCTCCGTCTGAAGGGCTTATGCACTCTAATTCATTCCTATGCTGATCCAATCCCACGCCATCGACCTCTTGATCAATGATTTCCTCCCTTTTATCGCTAAATCTCACCTTTGGTCTGAAGCTACTCCCCTTCACTTTAAGGCTGCTTTCTGCAGATATTTGCCCTTCTACCTTGCTCTCTAGCAAGCTCCCCTCTTTGCCGTTTACGTCGTTTCTGATGCTCACTAATGACTCCTTCTCGCTCCAGCTGAGCTCCTCGGCCCCGAAACTGCTGCCACTCTCTTCCTTCATACGGCCAGTGCTCCAACCCGAGTCCAGCATCAGTCCATCCATGACTCCGAGAACGTCTCCCAAGATGGACGGACCCAAGTCTAAATCGAGATCCAGGGACAGGATCTCGGAGGATTCTGACTGATGGAGTTCACAGGGCTGTGGGCTGGTGTCGCTGAAGACGTTGCTGTTCGTCG from Paramormyrops kingsleyae isolate MSU_618 chromosome 9, PKINGS_0.4, whole genome shotgun sequence carries:
- the grwd1 gene encoding glutamate-rich WD repeat-containing protein 1, with translation MRFTKMSAPGKDTFPTAADAMEEMEQSSSEEDEMEEDEEENEGGERKEKVYVPGREVLNPGEQLEMDRSAYRLYHECQTGAPCLSFDVLRDADGDGREQFPLSMLLCAGTQADSANANRLLVMRMHNIYGTEKENEESSDEESDEEDDEERKPQLELAMLPHYGGINRVRVMQEAERSLAAVWSDKGLVEIFDLSQQLEAVHSAAAMATFLKHQQGEATPLFSFSGHMTEGFALDWSPKVSGRLISADCKKNIHLWEPREGGTSWQIDQRPFSSHCKSVEDLQWSPTEATVFASCSVDQSIRIWDIRAPPNSMLSVDQAHSSDVNVISWNRNEPFLLSGGDDGLLKVWDLRQFKSGQPVANFKQHSAPVTSVEWNPLDSSVFAAAGADDVVSQWDLSVEACGGGPSAEDIAGLPPQLLFLHQGQTEVKEIHWHPQLPGVLLSTALSGFNVFRTISV
- the cdc42ep5 gene encoding cdc42 effector protein 5 — translated: MPLHKTSRGPRLDPTMISAPLGDFRHTMHIGRGGDVFGDTSFLSSHGPSSPSTKSEAGTLSCTSPEPPTNSNVFSDTSPQPCELHQSESSEILSLDLDLDLGPSILGDVLGVMDGLMLDSGWSTGRMKEESGSSFGAEELSWSEKESLVSIRNDVNGKEGSLLESKVEGQISAESSLKVKGSSFRPKVRFSDKREEIIDQEVDGVGLDQHRNELECISPSDGEYKKGNFIGSYSLRRQDREGEPSNHVADSPPSPASSHSSEYEGVTSLDRRREDNHLAETESDEELVGSEQGYTFEDEFDDEIGL